The Pseudorasbora parva isolate DD20220531a chromosome 16, ASM2467924v1, whole genome shotgun sequence genome includes a region encoding these proteins:
- the c16h19orf47 gene encoding uncharacterized protein C19orf47 homolog isoform X1, with protein sequence MATVTTATSEWIQFFKDAGIPPGLAVNYAVSFVDNRIQKNMLMDLSKEIMMDLGITVIGDIIAILKHAKQVYRQDMCKMATEAISSGQTSVQAELRRTAKTPATRMIANALSRDSPPSTPARRPDNRISVTVSNASAKPVLVPSKPAEENGLQVKSRRVTREMEGKYIINMPKGTTDRTRRILAQQAKKAKVLKRTSVFDRLGAESKTDTISTNKQPTGVFSRLGEAEDEERGGKPDDVTDSFEENDSDDEGSVLQYAGVLKRPPPSSKKEALTIKSKPFTLRRLGAKYKLPPSEGTPPISSTSSSSSSLEGTPKLGVMQRLGKPPSVNPTSSTPLVIQPADTQDSRVTSSRSKAQASFTLASPKVSSSTGDTHGAQMDAGEVSVFKRLGTRKT encoded by the exons ATGGCGACCGTCACAACAG CCACCTCAGAATGGATCCAGTTCTTCAAGGATGCCGGGATCCCTCCTGGACTGGCTGTCAACTATGCTGTGTCATTTGTTGATAACAG GATACAGAAAAACATGCTCATGGACCTGAGTAAAGAAATAATGATGGACTTGGGAATCACAGTCATTGGGGACATCATAGCTATTCTCAAACATGCAAAGCAAGTTTATAGACAG GATATGTGTAAAATGGCAACTGAGGCCATTTCGTCTGGACAAACTAGTGTGCAGGCTGAACTGAGACGTACTGCGAAGACTC CTGCCACACGCATGATTGCCAACGCTCTGAGTCGGGACTCCCCCCCGAGCACGCCTGCCCGACGCCCTGACAACCGAATATCAGTGACGGTCTCCAACGCCAGTGCCAAACCAG TTTTAGTTCCCAGCAAGCCAGCAGAAGAAAATGGGTTGCAAGTGAAGAGCCGCCGAGTCACTAGAGAAATGGAGGGGAAATATATCATAAACATGCCAAAAGGCACAACCGATCGCACCCGACGCATCCTGGCACAGCAGGCCAAGAAAG CCAAGGTTTTAAAGCGTACTTCAGTGTTTGACAGACTTGGTGCAGAGTCTAAGACCGACACCATATCAACCAATAAG CAGCCAACAGGTGTGTTCAGCCGACTGGGTGAAGCAGAGGATGAAGAGCGTGGAGGGAAGCCGGATGATGTCACCGACTCCTTCGAGGAAAATGACAGCGATGACGAAGGCTCAGTGCTCCAGTATGCAGGCGTCCTCAAACGACCTCCACCTTCTTCTAAAAAAGAGGCTTTAACCATCAAATCAAAACCCTTTACTCTGCGTCGACTGGGCGCCAAGTACAAACTCCCCCCATCTGAAGGCACACCACCTATATCCTctacctcctcctcctcctctagCCTGGAGGGGACACCCAAACTGGGTGTAATGCAGAGACTGGGCAAGCCCCCCTCAGTCAACCCTACCTCCTCTACCCCTCTAGTCATTCAGCCCGCTGACACCCAGGACAGTCGAGTCACGAGTAGCAGAAGCAAAGCCCAGGCTAGCTTCACTCTGGCCAGCCCTAAGGTCAGTAGCAGCACAGGTGACACTCACGGGGCTCAAATGGATGCTGGAGAAGTCAGTGTATTCAAGAGACTGGGCACCCGGAAAACCTAA
- the c16h19orf47 gene encoding uncharacterized protein C19orf47 homolog isoform X2: MATVTTATSEWIQFFKDAGIPPGLAVNYAVSFVDNRIQKNMLMDLSKEIMMDLGITVIGDIIAILKHAKQVYRQDMCKMATEAISSGQTSVQAELRRTAKTPATRMIANALSRDSPPSTPARRPDNRISVTVSNASAKPVPSKPAEENGLQVKSRRVTREMEGKYIINMPKGTTDRTRRILAQQAKKAKVLKRTSVFDRLGAESKTDTISTNKQPTGVFSRLGEAEDEERGGKPDDVTDSFEENDSDDEGSVLQYAGVLKRPPPSSKKEALTIKSKPFTLRRLGAKYKLPPSEGTPPISSTSSSSSSLEGTPKLGVMQRLGKPPSVNPTSSTPLVIQPADTQDSRVTSSRSKAQASFTLASPKVSSSTGDTHGAQMDAGEVSVFKRLGTRKT, translated from the exons ATGGCGACCGTCACAACAG CCACCTCAGAATGGATCCAGTTCTTCAAGGATGCCGGGATCCCTCCTGGACTGGCTGTCAACTATGCTGTGTCATTTGTTGATAACAG GATACAGAAAAACATGCTCATGGACCTGAGTAAAGAAATAATGATGGACTTGGGAATCACAGTCATTGGGGACATCATAGCTATTCTCAAACATGCAAAGCAAGTTTATAGACAG GATATGTGTAAAATGGCAACTGAGGCCATTTCGTCTGGACAAACTAGTGTGCAGGCTGAACTGAGACGTACTGCGAAGACTC CTGCCACACGCATGATTGCCAACGCTCTGAGTCGGGACTCCCCCCCGAGCACGCCTGCCCGACGCCCTGACAACCGAATATCAGTGACGGTCTCCAACGCCAGTGCCAAACCAG TTCCCAGCAAGCCAGCAGAAGAAAATGGGTTGCAAGTGAAGAGCCGCCGAGTCACTAGAGAAATGGAGGGGAAATATATCATAAACATGCCAAAAGGCACAACCGATCGCACCCGACGCATCCTGGCACAGCAGGCCAAGAAAG CCAAGGTTTTAAAGCGTACTTCAGTGTTTGACAGACTTGGTGCAGAGTCTAAGACCGACACCATATCAACCAATAAG CAGCCAACAGGTGTGTTCAGCCGACTGGGTGAAGCAGAGGATGAAGAGCGTGGAGGGAAGCCGGATGATGTCACCGACTCCTTCGAGGAAAATGACAGCGATGACGAAGGCTCAGTGCTCCAGTATGCAGGCGTCCTCAAACGACCTCCACCTTCTTCTAAAAAAGAGGCTTTAACCATCAAATCAAAACCCTTTACTCTGCGTCGACTGGGCGCCAAGTACAAACTCCCCCCATCTGAAGGCACACCACCTATATCCTctacctcctcctcctcctctagCCTGGAGGGGACACCCAAACTGGGTGTAATGCAGAGACTGGGCAAGCCCCCCTCAGTCAACCCTACCTCCTCTACCCCTCTAGTCATTCAGCCCGCTGACACCCAGGACAGTCGAGTCACGAGTAGCAGAAGCAAAGCCCAGGCTAGCTTCACTCTGGCCAGCCCTAAGGTCAGTAGCAGCACAGGTGACACTCACGGGGCTCAAATGGATGCTGGAGAAGTCAGTGTATTCAAGAGACTGGGCACCCGGAAAACCTAA
- the c16h19orf47 gene encoding uncharacterized protein C19orf47 homolog isoform X3: MATVTTATSEWIQFFKDAGIPPGLAVNYAVSFVDNRIQKNMLMDLSKEIMMDLGITVIGDIIAILKHAKQVYRQDMCKMATEAISSGQTSVQAELRRTAKTPATRMIANALSRDSPPSTPARRPDNRISVTVSNASAKPAKVLKRTSVFDRLGAESKTDTISTNKQPTGVFSRLGEAEDEERGGKPDDVTDSFEENDSDDEGSVLQYAGVLKRPPPSSKKEALTIKSKPFTLRRLGAKYKLPPSEGTPPISSTSSSSSSLEGTPKLGVMQRLGKPPSVNPTSSTPLVIQPADTQDSRVTSSRSKAQASFTLASPKVSSSTGDTHGAQMDAGEVSVFKRLGTRKT, from the exons ATGGCGACCGTCACAACAG CCACCTCAGAATGGATCCAGTTCTTCAAGGATGCCGGGATCCCTCCTGGACTGGCTGTCAACTATGCTGTGTCATTTGTTGATAACAG GATACAGAAAAACATGCTCATGGACCTGAGTAAAGAAATAATGATGGACTTGGGAATCACAGTCATTGGGGACATCATAGCTATTCTCAAACATGCAAAGCAAGTTTATAGACAG GATATGTGTAAAATGGCAACTGAGGCCATTTCGTCTGGACAAACTAGTGTGCAGGCTGAACTGAGACGTACTGCGAAGACTC CTGCCACACGCATGATTGCCAACGCTCTGAGTCGGGACTCCCCCCCGAGCACGCCTGCCCGACGCCCTGACAACCGAATATCAGTGACGGTCTCCAACGCCAGTGCCAAACCAG CCAAGGTTTTAAAGCGTACTTCAGTGTTTGACAGACTTGGTGCAGAGTCTAAGACCGACACCATATCAACCAATAAG CAGCCAACAGGTGTGTTCAGCCGACTGGGTGAAGCAGAGGATGAAGAGCGTGGAGGGAAGCCGGATGATGTCACCGACTCCTTCGAGGAAAATGACAGCGATGACGAAGGCTCAGTGCTCCAGTATGCAGGCGTCCTCAAACGACCTCCACCTTCTTCTAAAAAAGAGGCTTTAACCATCAAATCAAAACCCTTTACTCTGCGTCGACTGGGCGCCAAGTACAAACTCCCCCCATCTGAAGGCACACCACCTATATCCTctacctcctcctcctcctctagCCTGGAGGGGACACCCAAACTGGGTGTAATGCAGAGACTGGGCAAGCCCCCCTCAGTCAACCCTACCTCCTCTACCCCTCTAGTCATTCAGCCCGCTGACACCCAGGACAGTCGAGTCACGAGTAGCAGAAGCAAAGCCCAGGCTAGCTTCACTCTGGCCAGCCCTAAGGTCAGTAGCAGCACAGGTGACACTCACGGGGCTCAAATGGATGCTGGAGAAGTCAGTGTATTCAAGAGACTGGGCACCCGGAAAACCTAA